In a genomic window of Coprococcus eutactus:
- a CDS encoding TIR domain-containing protein: MEKENHIQFKTRGDSTNQGKPRVYFCCHPDDFDMYFEPVRNEILDKQNCAVYFYDNASSIPEQERETDLLSMQLFVIPVTTNLLTKPSIAMDKDFPLALKNKIPVLPLIQERGLEGLFARKFGDMQYLDKTQRDTTAISYEEKLEKHLSDILLGDEMTKKIKNEFDAYIFLSYRKADRKCAQELMRLIHKNKYYRDVAIWYDEFLTIGEDYRENIKETLQNSGLFVLVVTPNLLLPGSFGGVNYVMKEEYPTAKKTDVNILPVEMEKTNRSELEKLYPDIPLCVDPNNDDMMRRFLISAIWDMGVREIDNSAEHSFLIGLAYLGGIDVEVDRERAVTLIEDAANCGLAEAMEKLVSMYRTGEGVERNYEEAIKWQGKLVGYWKKQYKKTKDKNESVLYTNDDGTVEDVAELYINASLVYANYLSESGYIILSTFHYDMLKKSCEEIYNDSGMHKYKSLIGDIYYSHARELEIAGRFSESLKWYIKSLEVRQALLTEDSSMKTRLDLCRNYSSVGNIFYMSGNTDKASLYYIERDKILKELVGETNVVEASIRREVAISSSNMGDVLSKVGVLNKAKEFYEASLDIFEKIAEEIQTIEAKRDLASCYVRLGRITANDNISDAKDFLEESLRIREELAYETNTILDRRDMSDSYYWLGVILEKQDMKKALDYYEDSCKISNELLEEALRTDWVAVKRDLARAYMRIGALMEKAKKYDDKRTYFYKAARLYRDAGFLTHEEQDYVKVAICYFQAAMVIEAVDETEDNRPILKANVNKELLQKSYEVWSELTNWYPNNRKYKEEKDKVQKILMVNPGETVTV, translated from the coding sequence ATGGAGAAGGAAAACCATATACAATTTAAGACCAGAGGGGACTCAACAAATCAAGGGAAACCAAGAGTATATTTTTGCTGTCATCCAGATGATTTTGATATGTATTTTGAGCCCGTAAGAAATGAAATTCTGGATAAGCAAAACTGTGCAGTTTATTTTTATGATAATGCTTCATCTATTCCGGAACAGGAGCGTGAAACTGATCTTTTATCTATGCAGCTTTTTGTTATACCGGTAACTACAAATCTGCTGACAAAACCATCAATTGCTATGGATAAAGATTTTCCACTTGCATTAAAGAATAAGATCCCTGTACTTCCTTTAATTCAAGAGCGAGGCTTGGAGGGATTGTTTGCAAGAAAATTCGGAGATATGCAGTATTTGGATAAAACACAAAGAGATACAACTGCCATCAGTTATGAAGAAAAGCTTGAAAAGCATCTGTCTGATATTTTACTCGGTGATGAAATGACGAAGAAAATTAAAAATGAATTTGACGCTTATATATTTCTTTCTTACAGAAAAGCAGACAGAAAATGTGCTCAGGAATTAATGCGCCTGATACATAAAAACAAATATTACAGGGATGTAGCAATTTGGTACGATGAATTTTTGACTATAGGTGAAGATTACAGGGAGAATATCAAAGAGACATTACAAAATAGTGGTCTGTTTGTTTTGGTTGTAACTCCAAATCTTTTGTTACCGGGTAGTTTTGGTGGGGTGAATTATGTAATGAAAGAAGAATATCCTACGGCAAAAAAAACTGATGTAAATATTTTACCTGTAGAAATGGAAAAGACAAATCGATCTGAATTGGAAAAACTATATCCGGATATTCCTTTATGTGTCGATCCCAACAATGATGATATGATGAGAAGATTTTTGATTTCCGCGATTTGGGATATGGGAGTCAGAGAAATTGATAATTCTGCGGAGCATAGTTTTCTTATAGGACTGGCGTACTTGGGTGGAATTGATGTTGAAGTGGACCGTGAACGTGCAGTTACCCTGATAGAGGATGCAGCGAATTGCGGATTGGCGGAGGCTATGGAAAAATTGGTTTCGATGTATCGTACGGGTGAAGGTGTAGAGAGAAATTATGAGGAGGCTATCAAGTGGCAAGGGAAATTAGTGGGTTATTGGAAAAAACAGTATAAAAAAACAAAAGATAAAAATGAATCAGTTTTGTATACGAATGATGATGGAACAGTTGAAGATGTTGCAGAATTGTATATAAATGCATCATTGGTTTATGCAAATTATTTGTCAGAGTCGGGATATATAATTTTATCAACATTTCATTATGATATGCTGAAAAAAAGTTGTGAGGAAATTTATAATGACTCAGGGATGCACAAGTATAAATCTCTAATTGGAGACATTTACTATAGTCATGCCCGTGAATTAGAGATTGCAGGGAGGTTCTCCGAGTCATTAAAATGGTATATTAAATCACTGGAGGTTAGACAAGCATTATTAACCGAGGATAGCAGTATGAAAACAAGGCTGGATTTGTGTAGAAATTATTCTTCGGTTGGTAATATATTTTATATGTCAGGCAATACAGATAAAGCGTCACTTTATTATATTGAAAGAGATAAAATTCTTAAAGAGCTTGTTGGTGAGACAAATGTAGTAGAGGCAAGTATAAGGAGAGAGGTTGCCATAAGCAGTAGCAATATGGGAGACGTTTTAAGCAAAGTAGGAGTGCTTAACAAAGCGAAAGAATTTTATGAAGCATCATTGGATATTTTTGAAAAAATAGCGGAGGAAATACAAACAATCGAGGCTAAAAGAGATTTAGCTTCATGTTATGTTCGGCTGGGGAGAATTACAGCAAATGACAATATATCTGATGCAAAGGATTTCCTTGAAGAATCACTTAGGATCAGAGAAGAGTTGGCTTATGAAACAAATACAATATTGGATAGGAGAGATATGTCTGACAGTTATTATTGGCTTGGCGTTATTTTGGAAAAGCAAGATATGAAAAAGGCATTAGATTATTATGAAGATTCATGCAAAATAAGCAACGAATTACTAGAAGAAGCATTAAGGACAGATTGGGTAGCGGTAAAGCGTGACTTAGCCCGGGCTTATATGAGAATTGGTGCGCTTATGGAAAAAGCAAAAAAATATGATGATAAGAGAACATATTTCTATAAGGCCGCAAGATTATATAGAGATGCTGGGTTTCTTACTCATGAAGAACAGGACTATGTTAAAGTGGCAATATGCTATTTCCAGGCAGCGATGGTTATTGAAGCTGTTGATGAAACTGAAGACAATCGTCCTATTCTCAAGGCAAATGTAAACAAGGAATTACTTCAAAAATCGTATGAAGTGTGGAGCGAACTTACCAATTGGTATCCGAATAACCGAAAATATAAAGAAGAAAAGGATAAAGTACAGAAAATACTTATGGTAAATCCTGGAGAAACAGTCACTGTATGA